The Acanthopagrus latus isolate v.2019 chromosome 20, fAcaLat1.1, whole genome shotgun sequence genomic sequence GCAGCCTCACAGGTCTGACAGACTTGAACAAGTCTGCATCCTGATGTTCATGTTTACAAGGAGTTCCTCCTGAGCCAATGAGTCAAATCAgacgtttgttgttttttttacttgattcTGAAAAGATAAAGAGTCACAGGGCAGCGAGTCGATCACAGAGAGATCTGTCCTCTCACTGGACTCTTCTGGACTGATCTTTGTTGCCTGGAAGACAAAACTCAGGGAGACAGAAGCTTAACTTCAGGTCTTTTCTGAACTCGagtctttttaaaacacatttccaggtCGGTTGAAGTTTTGTGTCAGATATCAGAAATAAAAGTCTTCCTGTGAGTGAATTCTCAGGGTTTTTAACTTTGTGACCTTTAATTTGTTCCCAGCGTCAGTGTGAGCTGACGGACTGAGAGTCAGATGTTTCATTCTAAATGGACTTTATGTGTCCAGTCGGACCTGAAGTGATGAAGCCTGGAGCAGTTTGTCTTTCATTGGATCGTTTTTTGTGTCGTTGTAGTTTAAATTCATTCGACTGAGGAATGTTTTTTGTAAGATGTTTGTCTctttgctgtttctgttgttgctgtcgCTCATTTTCTTGAAGAAAAGGTCCATCATCCTGATCACTGAGTGTAAAACTGAGAGTTgatatgaagaaaataaaataaagactgTTTGGATCTCATGATAATTTCCATCAGCTGATGGTTCTGTAGAGACTGAGagtgaacagaaacatgtttctgatgCTGTTTGTCAGTGAACTGAAGTGACATTAACACAGAGTAATGTTTGTTCCTGACCGTCCATCCTTACAGCCTGTCCTGCAGGAGACGTTCAGGTTCTCGTGTAAAAgcagaagttctgatccagcttgtttcctccagtacagtaacagagttcaggctctgacatggactcagagtatcagagtaaaaagtctccctctgaaggacatttgtgctcaaagctaactgaagctcacgtcatattaacagaattcaaagactattaaagttaaaggtagaatcagtaggatttgtcccagctgttcctgaacgcaccacagagacagttgattgttgagtctcattcccaggacgtcaaatagacacatgttgggttggtaaagcgtcccgagcagcaacaaagagagaaaatcagaaactctctgcagatacgagacactaacacgccttttctccacattccagcctccctctctgtctgtttacggcttttacgtctttgtctcgtctcgctgcgtctgattggtccacatcagtctgctgatgttgggaaataacaagaatccagaattcacctcagatgcatcaaactaaagtaacgaggctgttgtgaagctgtgaggaggagaaagttcaggtgtttgtgttcagagatACTcagatacatgaaacatgtaCTGCAGTACAGTAACTAAGTATTTGTACTTCCTGATGATTAAAGAATCACAACAGAtctgctttttacattttatttacagaggagcatttggctttaaaaacatcttcgatgtgaacacacagatgTTACAGAACTCCTCCTGGGTCCATCAGAACTCCTCCTGGGTCCATCAGAAGTACGGTGTTGGGTCGCTCTTGTCGCACATCTGGACGTGGACGTGTGAGGTGATCCCGGGGTAAACACTCTGCATGGGCAGCATGGTGCCGATCTTCTGGCCCTTCCTCACAGATCCTGAGGTTTTCTCAGGCCGAACGTAGAACAACTTAAAGCACAGACCTGCAGGAACAGATGACCTCAGTAGAAGTACAAATACCACACTGTGCAAATACTCCAGTACTGCACTCAAAATGTCATGTGCAGTAGTGAGGTACTGTCAGGCTAATAATGAGGCtacataattatttttattctggattaaatattaatatataaatcattttGCAGATTATCGTCTCCATGAATCCACAGATTGTTTGgtgacagcagaggaaacagagttACATTTAGAACACAACCTCAGAGTTTATCAGCTTTTAGTGAATCAtgaaagtaactaaagctgtcaggtAACTAGTGGAGTAAGAGTCCAGACGCTCCTCTGTGAGACGCCGTGGAGCAGAACTGGTCTCTGACCTTCTCCTCTCAGGTTGATGCCGTTGTTGATGGCCGCCTTCGCCGGGTCGGTGTACACGATGACGTTTCCGTGCAGCGTGACGTCAAACGGAGCGTAGACGGTGGACCCGTCTCTGCACACGATGTCCAGACCTTTGTGGACCCGGTCCCCCCTGAAACACATCCAGATGTTAACAGCAGCTTGTAACTCAAGTTATCAGatacatgtagtggagtgaGGAGAACAGCATTTgtatctgaaatgtaaatatttaaataaagtacCTCAGAATTGTTCTCAAGTAAATGTACATATTGTTCCTTCAACCACTGATTAGTACTCGTGTtcatactcgagtaaaagtTAACATGTAACTTTGGTAGAAGTGAgtcaaagaaattaaatgtatgAAGCATCACAGAGTTCTGACAGCTGCAggatttacattcatttttcactgttttataatCTGATGTAAATTCTGATGCAGAATGTAATCTGATCCAATACCAAGTAATTACAGGGCCAGTACTGCCGATACTGACACCTGAACATTCCTGATCATTGAGtgattttgtacttttgcctttaattagctgatcatgatgatgtcaaaacacaggacaaagatTTTAGCCAAATAAGAAAATTATATTTAGCAtaattaaatctaaatctgcaTGCAGCCTAAATATGAATACTAATGTTCCTTCAACAGATACACAAAGAAGTTATTACATTCTGCCATGTTTATACTTCAGAGTGAACCTGAGTGACAGAGACGCtggtaacagaggacacacacaggtaacagcTGCACAACTCTGAAGAAATACAAGTGATTTCCTGAACGTACAGaagagaaaatacaacaaaaatatcaatCCCATCGCGCTAGTATTGATCCGATATCAATACTCACCTTGGTGTCGATATTATCACTATTTGGATAGATCCGCCCAcccctgctgtgttgtgttactgtgttgtgtacctgtgttgtgttactgtgttgtgtacCTTTGATGTGTTActctgttgtgttactgtgttgtgttactgtgttgtgttactgtgttgtgtacctatgttgtgttactgtgttgtgtacctgtgttgtgttactgtgttgtgttactgtgttgtgtacctttgttgtgttactgtgttgtgttactgtgttgtgttactgtgttgtatACCTGTGTTGTGTacctgtgttgtgttactgtgttgtgttactgtgttgtgtacctttgttgtgttactgtgttgtgtacctgtgttgtgttactgtgttgtgtacCTGTGTTGTGTACctatgttgtgttactgtgttgtgtacctatgttgtgttactgtgttgtgttactgtgttgtgtacctatgttgtgttactgtgttgtgcacctgtgttgtgttactgtgttgtatACCTGTGTTGTGTACctatgttgtgttactgtgttgtatACCTGTGTTGTGTACctatgttgtgttactgtgttgtgttactgtgttgtgttactgtgttgtgcacctgtgttgtgttactgtgttgtgcacctgtgttgtgttactgtgttgtgttactgtgttgtgcacctgtgttgtgttactgtgttgtgttactgtgttgtgcacctgtgttgtgttactgtgttgtatACCTGTGTTGTGTACctatgttgtgttactgtgttgtgttactgtgttgtgtacctatgttgtgttactgtgttgtgttactgtgttgtgtacctatgttgtgttactgtgttgtgttactgtgttgtgtacctgtgttgtgttactgtgttgtgcacctgtgttgtgttactgtgttgtgttaccgTCTGGCCCCGTAGTGTCCCTGTCCCCAGGAGTCCGACCTCCGTCTGCTGTTGTTAGAGTTCCCACTGCAGAGAGGACCGAACGtcacagcatcacacacacacaacacagctggacacacacacacacacacacacacacacacacacacacacacacacacacacacacacacaccgataaaacaaacacatttgagcacttgtctgttttctgatgAACGCTTcagataaataatgaaaatgattcaGCTTCTCACCGAGCACGACGACGACGACACGTCTCATCTTGAAGAGTGGCAGTTTGATCCAGATGAAGAGGTTCTGGTGTCGCTCAGCCTTTATACCAGCTGATGTTTCAACACAGTGGAAAGTCCACAGTGACTCAGACAGCAACAGGTCAGCTGGAAGGTTTATTATTTCACAACAAGCNNNNNNNNNNNNNNNNNNNNNNNNNNNNNNNNNNNNNNNNNNNNNNNNNNNNNNNNNNNNNNNNNNNNNNNNNNNNNNNNNNNNNNNNNNNNNNNNNNNNGGCTGAACTGACAGCAGCGGCAGATTTATCTCAACAAGTTTAATAATGAAGCTCAGTCAGACTTTGTTCACATCTGTTGGTCTGTTTAACTGATCCAGTTGTTGtgaattcagcattaaatgtttcagctgaagttgtttgtctccttgtaaaaagtgtcagtttgtggcagcatgtctgtaccagcctgtctgcttctgtgtctaaagtgctaaagtctcacctgccaacactgatcagctgtttgaacacactgtttacactgatttcaccatttacactccatttatgaaagaagaaacatgttattgatctaaacatgtcacatgttacaaagacactaaacaggaacaatataggcgacttctttgtccccgtggagaaagtccccagactcccttaacaaatgtgtcagtttagtgagttgttgagttggagacactttataaactctgtgaaactctgtctctgactcattctgcagtatttggtttggtttgcaTTATGTATTACCTTGTTAATTCAacaaatgttctacatgaagtTCAGCATCAGATGTGGTGACTCAGACGTGTTTGTCAGGTGTGAACGTTTTTGTGAAAATCTCTTTTTACTGAGATAACAGCTGTAAATAAAGTTCTGCCTTTATTTGTCACAAAAGATTAATTCTG encodes the following:
- the LOC119010054 gene encoding leukocyte cell-derived chemotaxin-2-like — translated: MRRVVVVVLAVLCVCDAVTFGPLCSGNSNNSRRRSDSWGQGHYGARRGDRVHKGLDIVCRDGSTVYAPFDVTLHGNVIVYTDPAKAAINNGINLRGEGLCFKLFYVRPEKTSGSVRKGQKIGTMLPMQSVYPGITSHVHVQMCDKSDPTPYF